DNA from Pseudoalteromonas marina:
GTGCTTGCTGATTATATCCCAAACTTGAGTGTCGGTAATGCTCGCTTGTAAAGGTGCGTTTTCGTCTGCATTTGTTGGGCTGCTAGGCCAAGGCGCTATGGCAAGCATTAAGGCAAAAAAGGCGGCAATACCACTTATAAGTACCGAGGGTTTATTAACGCCTTGGTGCTTTAAGTTAAAGTAATGGCGTATCCACATGCCAATGCCAAATAGCGCAATTAATATAAGCCAGCCAAAGCTGTGGCTGTAGGTATATGGAAAGTGGTTGCTCAGCATAATAAATACCACAGGTAACGTGGCGTAGTTATTATGAATAGAGCACAGCTTTGCTTTTAAACCCGGTGCTGAATCAGGAATGCGGCCAGCTTCTACTTCGCTTACCATGTAGCGTTGCCCTGGCATAATAATGTGGTACACATTGCCAACCATACACGTACCAATAAGCGCACCTACATGAATATAAACCGCGCGGTCACTAAATAGCTGATCGACCCCGTAAGTCCAAAGGGCCAATATGCCAATAACCATAGCAATAAACGCTTTACCGTTTTCAACGAGCGGGGTTTTGCATAATAATCGATAAACACCATAACCTAAGCCAATAAAGCCAAGCGACGCGCCAATAGCGGCAAATTTACTTAGTTCACTTTTACTGTTATCGATTAGGTAAACATCGGCGCCAACATAATAA
Protein-coding regions in this window:
- a CDS encoding urate hydroxylase PuuD gives rise to the protein MENYLFELAHLVLRYFHVIAGIAWIGASFYFAWLDNNLQTPPQWKQDKGIKGDLWAVHGGGFYEVAKYQNGPEQMPHTLHWFKWEAYTTWITGILLFSLLYYVGADVYLIDNSKSELSKFAAIGASLGFIGLGYGVYRLLCKTPLVENGKAFIAMVIGILALWTYGVDQLFSDRAVYIHVGALIGTCMVGNVYHIIMPGQRYMVSEVEAGRIPDSAPGLKAKLCSIHNNYATLPVVFIMLSNHFPYTYSHSFGWLILIALFGIGMWIRHYFNLKHQGVNKPSVLISGIAAFFALMLAIAPWPSSPTNADENAPLQASITDTQVWDIISKHCTQCHSETPTSELFQTAPLGFKLDSINDVKKASALIHTRAVITKDMPLANMTKMTDTERETLGTWLSTVKKEQ